From a region of the Hyalangium minutum genome:
- the fabD gene encoding ACP S-malonyltransferase, which produces MNNIVRDEAAGRWAWIFPGQGSQKVGMGRKMLERSSAARRVFEEASDAIGVDLARLCLEGPAETLMATENAQPAIVTVSAACLAELEERGLAPPVVAGHSVGEFSALVAARCLPLAAAVRAVRKRGQLMASVRAPGGMLAVMGLDGARVAELCREAARDGVVVVAIHNSPQQFVLSGDLGALERFKDVATSAGAKECVMLEVSHAFHSPLMGQIHEEWRAVVASLQLRMPRCPVFLNTTAKTVKTLVCIRQSLLVQITAPILWMQCVQGLVELGVTRVLEVGDSKVVSSLARRSVPTLQTLTFQEPTVLNQLGGADTSRATPV; this is translated from the coding sequence ATGAACAACATCGTGCGGGATGAGGCAGCAGGCCGGTGGGCGTGGATCTTTCCGGGACAGGGCTCCCAGAAAGTGGGCATGGGGCGGAAGATGCTCGAGCGCTCCAGCGCGGCCCGGCGGGTCTTCGAGGAGGCATCGGACGCCATCGGGGTGGACCTCGCCCGGCTGTGCCTGGAGGGGCCTGCCGAGACGCTGATGGCGACCGAGAACGCCCAGCCGGCCATCGTGACGGTGAGCGCGGCCTGCCTGGCGGAGCTGGAAGAGCGAGGGCTCGCGCCGCCGGTCGTGGCAGGGCACAGCGTGGGGGAGTTCTCGGCCCTGGTGGCGGCCCGGTGCCTGCCGCTGGCGGCGGCTGTCCGTGCGGTGCGGAAGCGGGGGCAGCTCATGGCGAGCGTGAGGGCGCCTGGAGGAATGCTGGCCGTCATGGGCCTGGATGGGGCGCGGGTCGCTGAGCTGTGCCGCGAGGCCGCGCGGGACGGAGTAGTCGTGGTGGCCATCCACAACAGCCCGCAGCAGTTCGTGCTCTCTGGAGACCTGGGGGCCCTGGAGCGGTTCAAGGACGTCGCCACCTCCGCCGGAGCCAAAGAGTGCGTGATGCTGGAGGTGAGCCACGCCTTCCACTCCCCGCTGATGGGGCAGATTCACGAGGAGTGGCGGGCCGTGGTCGCGAGCCTGCAGCTCCGGATGCCCAGGTGCCCCGTGTTCCTCAACACGACGGCGAAAACGGTGAAGACGCTGGTCTGTATCCGGCAGTCACTGCTGGTGCAGATCACGGCTCCCATCTTGTGGATGCAGTGTGTGCAGGGCCTCGTCGAGCTGGGCGTGACGCGGGTGTTGGAGGTCGGAGACAGCAAGGTCGTGTCCTCCCTTGCGCGGCGGTCCGTCCCGACCCTCCAGACGCTGACGTTTCAAGAGCCCACGGTCTTGAATCAGCTGGGCGGCGCGGACACCTCGCGCGCAACCCCCGTGTAG
- a CDS encoding CDP-alcohol phosphatidyltransferase family protein: MSKQQARALEPHVLVLDSQQSYKRPEEDALIRFVRERCRSFAVRHLPYRLSPVVLGLPGLLLHLFLLAAVHTFERAQWMYALWVLCRVLHFCLDAMDGTQARRNGTQSTARHFWDHWVDVMNSAMAVLIVAQLGPRQGFVFLPYVLLTATGQLFFYLGLCRYYATGLMRDPYINHLWNYVFCLFLGLSVCLFGVSILEEPGFQLTYSLLSVVAFGAGFWSLVQDLALMSRSPLSSLRFYVRILLAPALILGLYLLWLRGWSDVFSARALVALAMGSLAVGVHARQLVNKPPAWLTAESVLFLLVLPLSLLPETLQPALRHGLLGVMAMALLISMYRYLREMISQYPEIGFPLLWLSSTHRVVHQHVSNKLAA; this comes from the coding sequence ATGAGCAAGCAGCAGGCACGGGCGCTGGAGCCCCATGTGTTGGTCCTCGATTCGCAACAGAGCTACAAGCGCCCGGAAGAGGATGCCCTCATCCGGTTTGTCCGGGAGAGATGCCGGAGCTTCGCCGTCCGCCATCTCCCCTACAGGCTCTCCCCGGTCGTCCTCGGCCTTCCTGGGTTGCTGCTCCACCTGTTCCTGCTCGCCGCCGTCCACACCTTCGAGCGGGCCCAGTGGATGTATGCGCTCTGGGTGCTCTGCCGGGTGCTCCACTTCTGTCTGGATGCCATGGATGGCACCCAGGCCCGTCGCAACGGCACGCAATCCACCGCCCGCCACTTCTGGGACCACTGGGTCGACGTCATGAACTCGGCAATGGCCGTGCTGATCGTCGCCCAGCTCGGCCCTCGCCAGGGTTTTGTCTTCCTGCCCTACGTCCTGCTCACCGCCACCGGGCAGCTGTTCTTCTACCTCGGGCTGTGCCGCTACTACGCGACGGGCCTCATGCGAGACCCGTACATCAACCACCTCTGGAACTATGTCTTCTGTTTGTTCCTCGGGTTGTCCGTCTGCCTTTTCGGCGTGTCGATTCTCGAGGAGCCGGGGTTCCAGCTCACCTACTCGCTCCTGAGCGTCGTGGCCTTTGGCGCTGGCTTCTGGTCGCTGGTGCAGGACCTCGCGCTTATGTCCCGCTCGCCGCTCTCCTCGCTGCGCTTCTACGTGCGCATCCTCCTGGCGCCGGCGCTCATCCTCGGCCTCTACCTGCTCTGGCTCCGCGGCTGGAGCGACGTCTTCTCCGCCCGGGCCCTCGTCGCTCTCGCCATGGGCAGCCTCGCGGTAGGCGTGCATGCGCGCCAGCTCGTCAACAAGCCTCCGGCGTGGCTGACAGCCGAGTCCGTGCTGTTCCTCCTGGTGCTCCCCCTCTCGCTGTTGCCCGAAACGCTCCAGCCCGCGCTTCGCCACGGGCTGCTGGGGGTGATGGCGATGGCGCTGCTCATCAGCATGTACCGCTACCTCCGGGAGATGATCTCGCAGTACCCGGAGATTGGCTTTCCGCTGCTCTGGCTGTCCTCGACGCACCGCGTGGTGCACCAGCACGTGAGCAACAAGCTCGCGGCCTGA
- a CDS encoding beta-ketoacyl synthase N-terminal-like domain-containing protein produces MSAALFRPVAIVGVGCVFPKANSPEAFWTQLSTGATALGELNEREFRPEWYYDPSRTAPDRTSCRYGALVDEPRLDARKYRIPPRVLQDMHRMQLAFIDATAQALEDARGGMGQVAPERMGLVLGSLGGGLRPGTRVQSRLLDMLRSLSASATLASLHPGLTSELAAALTQQLEAELAGTSETEATASFSSIWGGRAAKLFDLRGPHFSVDAGYASTLAAIQSASQQLNSGDCDGVVAAGCSQLLTPHDLVAFSKLGGLGTSVLAPFDRRSSGTLLGEGVGVFVLRRLEDALAAGAKVYAVIRGIGAASGGRGTSLVAPNPKGQILAMRRAYAQAEYGPRDVQYVECHASGIPLEDAAEFQSLREVWSEGEGASPVMLGGVKELTGHLQAASGAAGLLKTTLALFHKVLPPQHSFQEGAEGVDLRGTPFYFTREGRPWPAVANGLRRASVSAFGFGGLSYHLTLEEFSADAHARLARSLPPPRPAEPIAIVGLGGVFPGAENAEQLWSNLLAKHCAIGAIPPERAETARYLDPARKSKVRPYTNLAGSIVDGSWPQERVRLPPEAVAQIDRGQSWTMKAALQALDDAGWRPGGVDSQQVGVAMGYMPPLEREFLTQARVYYAEFDGRLAEQLRRRGVDDATAARIREEVEQDYKRELPPITEQTLPGYLGSLAVGRVAHHLDLQGPAMMVESACASSLAAMEIAANFLHTRECDLVLAGGMYASLGVDALVQWCSFGGLSQNGSFPFDARADGYVTSEGAAMLALKRLSDAQAAGDRIYAVIRAVAGATDPKSASIWAPSSEGQVQAVRRAVEKAGVTPDDIQYLEGHGTGTPVGDPIEVETYRSVYGQGRPGRRVLLGSIKSNLGHLNSGAGAVSLLKVALSLHHGQVPPNAGFATPNPSIPWSALPFRVPAEAEPWVASENSVRRAGVTSLGLGGTSFHAIVEEPPPRASPRTVPAPVGAQLNPPIVQRAREMTPEPQAATRTSMPIAIIGASCQVAGADTPEQFWQYIVEGKPRFTQVPASRFRWESFYSQDPSETEKGEVWRASFFNDLELPWREYKVGPKMLDELHRCELYTVEAIRRALADARLLDRAFPRERTAVIMGGTEMGYDSRITHPFLWHLPQLMESIRAAMDGSGLPEDARRRILEDAERNFREVSHREFTRGTVSGMSLALGRACSLFDLKGPHYVVNAACSSVMAALENAVNGLTLRDYDVALVGGTSPYLTPAPFVTFERMRLLTREAQPRPFDAGASGTLLGEGTGFFVLRRLDDAIKNGDTILGVIRGISGANDGRRGALLSPPVEAQTLAARRAYELAGYAPDSVQYLECHANGVEFLEASELEAMGQVFGSRAPRSLTIGSTKNMVGYLLSASTMPGLVRTLMALKHQALPAQGHVRQLRDELRVEGTPFQVLSELRPWNAPAGGVPRRAGVNSLAMGGQAYHLTLEEYLPEYHARLAASLGPPPKREPVAVVSYGALAPGAHNSDTFFENVLAKKDQIIRVPKDRFDIDRYYGPEGVTGKIYCPLGGFLEDFTFDEKAFLIPPMLAAQLDRSHTFALTAAAEALRKTTAPQKVPQRTAVFLADMPGRLREREVELRISYTEMDALFRRVLQDNGVPTATTERIARQAEGHFKADMAPMTPYTHAGYAGSTEATIIAHVYGFKGATSIFESTCASSLAAIEAAVASLQLDLTDVVLAGGTFADLEPDLYAINCTFRGMSGTGSRPFDADASGFIPGEGAGVVVLKRLKDAERDGDTILGVIKGIGSSSDGKGKSLLAPNQVGQELAVRRALERAEISPASIQYIECHGTATPVGDFTEISTYSQVMQGRPPRSVGIGSVKSMIGHLHSAAGVINLVKVLKSLERKVLPPQIHFERPNPDITWDTVPFEVITEQRPWAAPADGGPRRAGVSAFGMGGTNYHLVVEEYLGRQEAEALSPSAFPMVGTVVERTADSLTAVRELSLETDPYLREHRVNGVGVLPGTFGMEMMAEAALLLRPGLHVEGLEDVRYHQAAKVWEGKRSRLIATARAGQADAAGRVSVALQVDLELKPRVDLPTVRRKLYTGTVVLSARRAVPPGDAVTVDARTAALCTTEGRQDFRPLYNHGEETYLGSCMQGCRYLRFLSDTQQAAWVVEEGLNGLFSFTSGPRMRVAPLALDAINHAAGMAAYYQLERLVLPEGVDRLRLHEAIPVGEEIAVLCTYLGVSDGIARLRAVAFQPQTRKVYVEIDGLRFSMLGHLGPVLKPIIDGRQKGTRGRA; encoded by the coding sequence GTGAGCGCCGCGCTGTTCCGGCCTGTCGCCATCGTGGGCGTGGGGTGTGTCTTTCCCAAGGCGAACAGCCCCGAGGCCTTCTGGACGCAGCTCTCGACAGGCGCCACGGCCCTCGGCGAGCTGAACGAGCGGGAGTTCCGGCCGGAGTGGTACTACGACCCCTCGCGCACCGCCCCCGACCGTACCTCCTGCCGCTACGGCGCACTCGTGGACGAGCCCCGGCTGGATGCCAGGAAGTACCGCATCCCGCCGAGGGTGCTGCAGGACATGCACCGGATGCAGCTCGCCTTCATTGATGCGACGGCCCAAGCGCTGGAGGATGCCCGGGGCGGCATGGGCCAGGTCGCGCCGGAGCGCATGGGCCTGGTGCTGGGTTCTCTCGGCGGTGGCCTGCGTCCCGGCACCCGCGTCCAGAGCCGGCTCTTGGACATGCTGCGCTCGCTGTCCGCGTCGGCGACGTTGGCCTCGCTTCATCCGGGCCTCACTTCCGAGCTGGCGGCGGCGCTCACCCAGCAGCTCGAGGCGGAGCTGGCCGGAACCAGCGAGACGGAAGCGACCGCGTCGTTCAGCAGCATCTGGGGCGGACGGGCCGCCAAGCTCTTCGACTTGCGGGGGCCGCACTTCTCCGTGGACGCGGGCTATGCGTCCACGCTCGCGGCCATCCAGAGCGCCAGCCAGCAGCTCAACTCCGGTGACTGCGATGGGGTGGTGGCGGCGGGTTGCAGCCAGTTGCTGACGCCGCATGACCTCGTCGCGTTCAGCAAGCTCGGGGGGTTGGGGACCTCCGTGCTGGCGCCGTTCGACCGGCGCTCGAGCGGGACCCTGCTGGGCGAAGGGGTTGGGGTGTTCGTTCTCCGCCGCTTGGAGGATGCCCTGGCGGCCGGCGCAAAGGTCTATGCCGTCATTCGGGGCATCGGCGCGGCATCGGGTGGCAGGGGCACCTCCCTGGTGGCGCCGAACCCGAAGGGGCAGATCCTGGCGATGCGCAGGGCCTATGCACAGGCCGAGTACGGGCCCCGCGACGTCCAGTACGTCGAGTGCCATGCCTCGGGGATTCCCCTGGAGGACGCGGCCGAGTTCCAGAGCCTGCGGGAGGTCTGGAGCGAAGGGGAAGGCGCGTCCCCCGTCATGCTGGGAGGCGTCAAGGAGCTGACCGGGCACCTCCAGGCGGCCTCGGGCGCGGCGGGCCTGCTCAAGACCACCCTGGCACTGTTCCACAAGGTGCTGCCGCCGCAGCACTCGTTTCAGGAAGGCGCCGAGGGAGTCGACCTGCGCGGCACGCCGTTCTACTTCACGCGGGAAGGCAGGCCCTGGCCAGCCGTCGCGAATGGGCTGCGGCGGGCTTCCGTCAGCGCCTTCGGCTTCGGCGGGCTGAGCTACCACCTGACGCTCGAGGAGTTCTCCGCCGACGCGCATGCGCGCCTGGCCCGCTCCCTGCCGCCCCCTCGGCCCGCCGAGCCGATTGCCATCGTGGGACTGGGAGGCGTGTTTCCCGGCGCGGAAAACGCCGAGCAGCTCTGGAGCAACCTGCTGGCGAAGCACTGCGCGATTGGAGCCATTCCGCCCGAGCGGGCCGAGACCGCTCGCTACCTGGATCCGGCGCGCAAGAGCAAGGTCCGGCCCTACACCAACCTTGCGGGCTCCATCGTCGACGGGAGCTGGCCCCAGGAGCGGGTCCGCCTCCCTCCCGAGGCCGTGGCGCAGATCGACCGGGGACAGAGCTGGACGATGAAGGCGGCCCTGCAGGCGCTCGACGACGCTGGCTGGCGGCCCGGGGGCGTCGACTCCCAGCAGGTCGGGGTCGCGATGGGCTACATGCCGCCGCTGGAGCGGGAGTTCCTGACGCAGGCGCGCGTGTACTACGCCGAGTTCGACGGGCGGCTGGCGGAGCAGCTGCGGCGGCGCGGCGTCGACGATGCGACGGCGGCGAGAATCCGTGAGGAGGTGGAGCAGGACTACAAGCGGGAGTTGCCGCCCATCACCGAGCAGACGTTGCCGGGCTACCTGGGCAGCCTCGCCGTGGGCCGCGTCGCCCATCACCTGGACCTCCAGGGACCGGCGATGATGGTGGAGTCCGCCTGTGCCTCCAGCCTGGCGGCCATGGAGATCGCCGCCAACTTCCTGCACACCCGGGAGTGCGATCTGGTGCTGGCAGGCGGCATGTATGCCTCGCTCGGAGTGGATGCCCTGGTCCAGTGGTGCTCCTTCGGGGGGTTGTCCCAGAACGGCTCCTTCCCCTTCGATGCACGGGCCGACGGCTACGTGACGAGCGAAGGGGCGGCCATGCTCGCGCTGAAGCGCCTCTCGGATGCGCAGGCGGCCGGCGATCGCATCTACGCGGTGATTCGCGCCGTCGCGGGCGCGACCGACCCGAAGAGCGCCTCCATCTGGGCGCCCTCCTCGGAGGGCCAGGTCCAGGCGGTGCGCAGGGCCGTGGAGAAAGCCGGGGTCACGCCGGACGACATCCAGTACCTGGAGGGACATGGTACGGGGACCCCGGTGGGAGATCCCATCGAGGTGGAGACCTATCGCTCGGTCTACGGGCAGGGCCGCCCGGGGAGGCGAGTCCTCCTGGGCTCCATCAAGTCGAACCTGGGGCACTTGAACTCCGGGGCCGGCGCTGTGTCGCTGCTCAAGGTCGCGCTGTCCCTGCACCATGGGCAGGTCCCGCCCAACGCGGGCTTCGCGACGCCCAATCCGTCCATTCCCTGGAGCGCGCTGCCCTTCCGGGTGCCGGCGGAGGCCGAGCCCTGGGTGGCCTCGGAGAACAGCGTCCGGCGAGCGGGCGTCACCTCGCTGGGGCTGGGCGGCACCAGCTTCCACGCCATCGTGGAGGAGCCTCCCCCCCGGGCCTCGCCGCGAACCGTTCCAGCGCCTGTGGGCGCTCAACTGAATCCACCGATTGTTCAAAGGGCACGTGAGATGACCCCGGAACCGCAAGCAGCCACCCGAACGTCCATGCCCATCGCCATCATCGGGGCTTCGTGTCAGGTGGCAGGCGCCGATACGCCCGAGCAATTCTGGCAGTACATCGTGGAGGGCAAGCCCCGGTTCACCCAAGTGCCGGCCTCCCGCTTTCGCTGGGAGAGCTTCTACAGCCAGGACCCCTCCGAGACGGAGAAGGGCGAGGTGTGGAGGGCGTCCTTCTTCAACGACCTGGAGCTGCCGTGGCGTGAGTACAAGGTCGGGCCGAAGATGCTCGATGAGCTCCACCGCTGCGAGCTGTACACGGTGGAGGCGATCCGCCGGGCCCTGGCGGACGCGCGCCTGCTGGACCGTGCATTCCCCCGGGAGCGGACGGCCGTCATCATGGGCGGGACGGAGATGGGCTACGACTCTCGCATCACCCATCCCTTCCTCTGGCACCTCCCTCAGTTGATGGAGTCCATCCGGGCGGCGATGGATGGCTCGGGGCTTCCCGAGGACGCCCGTCGCCGCATCCTGGAGGACGCGGAGAGGAACTTCCGCGAGGTCAGCCATCGCGAGTTCACCCGAGGCACCGTCTCCGGCATGAGCCTGGCCCTGGGGCGGGCGTGCTCGCTGTTCGACTTGAAGGGGCCGCACTACGTCGTGAACGCCGCCTGCTCGTCCGTCATGGCGGCGCTCGAGAACGCGGTCAACGGGCTCACACTGCGGGACTACGACGTCGCGCTGGTGGGAGGCACCAGCCCCTACCTGACGCCCGCGCCCTTCGTCACCTTCGAGCGCATGCGGCTGCTGACGCGCGAGGCGCAGCCTCGTCCCTTCGACGCCGGGGCCAGCGGAACGCTCTTGGGGGAGGGCACTGGCTTCTTCGTGCTGCGACGGCTCGACGATGCGATCAAGAACGGGGACACCATCCTCGGCGTCATCCGGGGAATCAGCGGGGCGAATGACGGGCGCCGAGGCGCGCTCCTCAGCCCGCCCGTGGAGGCCCAAACCCTGGCGGCCCGGCGCGCCTATGAGCTCGCGGGGTACGCGCCCGACTCGGTCCAGTACCTGGAGTGTCACGCCAACGGCGTCGAGTTCCTGGAGGCCTCCGAGCTGGAGGCGATGGGGCAGGTGTTCGGCAGCCGCGCACCCCGAAGCCTCACGATTGGCTCGACCAAGAACATGGTGGGCTATCTGCTCTCGGCCTCGACGATGCCGGGCCTCGTCCGCACGTTGATGGCCCTGAAGCACCAGGCGCTGCCGGCCCAGGGGCACGTGCGCCAGCTGCGCGACGAGCTGCGCGTGGAGGGGACGCCCTTCCAGGTCCTCTCGGAGCTTCGCCCTTGGAATGCCCCTGCTGGCGGAGTGCCCCGCCGTGCGGGCGTGAACTCGCTGGCGATGGGCGGACAGGCCTACCACCTCACGTTGGAGGAGTACCTGCCCGAGTACCACGCCCGGCTGGCCGCGAGCCTCGGCCCCCCGCCGAAGCGGGAGCCCGTGGCCGTCGTGTCGTACGGAGCCCTGGCGCCCGGCGCGCACAACAGCGACACGTTCTTCGAGAACGTGCTGGCGAAGAAGGACCAGATCATCCGGGTCCCCAAGGACCGGTTCGACATCGACCGGTACTACGGTCCCGAGGGAGTGACGGGGAAGATCTACTGCCCGCTGGGAGGCTTCCTTGAGGACTTCACCTTCGACGAGAAGGCGTTCCTCATCCCGCCGATGCTGGCGGCCCAGCTCGACCGCTCCCACACATTCGCGCTGACGGCCGCCGCCGAGGCGCTCCGCAAGACGACCGCGCCGCAGAAGGTGCCGCAGCGAACCGCCGTCTTTCTGGCGGACATGCCCGGGCGCCTGCGCGAGCGCGAGGTGGAGCTGCGCATCTCCTATACCGAGATGGATGCACTCTTCCGGCGGGTGCTCCAAGACAACGGGGTGCCCACCGCCACCACCGAGCGGATCGCCCGCCAGGCCGAGGGCCACTTCAAGGCAGACATGGCGCCCATGACGCCCTACACCCACGCGGGGTATGCCGGCAGCACGGAGGCTACGATCATCGCGCATGTCTACGGGTTCAAGGGCGCCACCAGCATCTTCGAGAGCACCTGTGCGTCGTCGCTGGCCGCCATCGAGGCGGCCGTGGCGAGCCTCCAGCTGGACCTCACAGACGTCGTGCTGGCGGGCGGCACCTTCGCGGATCTGGAGCCCGATCTGTATGCCATCAACTGCACCTTCCGGGGCATGAGTGGAACCGGGAGCCGCCCCTTCGACGCGGACGCGTCCGGGTTCATCCCCGGAGAAGGCGCGGGCGTCGTCGTGCTCAAGCGGCTGAAGGACGCGGAGCGGGATGGCGACACGATTCTCGGCGTCATCAAGGGGATTGGCTCCTCCAGTGATGGAAAGGGCAAGTCCCTGCTCGCGCCCAACCAGGTGGGCCAGGAGCTGGCGGTGCGGCGTGCTCTGGAGCGAGCGGAGATCTCACCGGCTTCCATCCAGTACATTGAATGCCATGGCACGGCGACCCCGGTGGGAGACTTCACCGAGATCTCCACCTACTCACAGGTCATGCAGGGGCGTCCGCCGCGCTCCGTGGGAATCGGCTCGGTGAAGTCGATGATTGGCCACCTGCACTCAGCCGCGGGCGTCATCAACCTTGTCAAGGTGTTGAAGAGCCTGGAGCGCAAGGTGCTTCCGCCGCAGATTCACTTCGAGCGCCCGAACCCGGACATCACGTGGGACACGGTGCCGTTCGAGGTCATCACGGAGCAGCGGCCCTGGGCCGCTCCCGCCGATGGGGGGCCACGCCGGGCGGGCGTCAGCGCCTTTGGCATGGGCGGCACCAACTACCACCTGGTGGTCGAGGAGTACCTGGGGCGACAGGAGGCCGAGGCACTGAGTCCTTCGGCCTTCCCCATGGTGGGCACGGTGGTGGAGCGCACCGCGGATTCGCTGACTGCGGTGCGAGAGCTGAGCCTGGAGACGGATCCCTACCTGCGCGAGCACCGGGTGAATGGGGTCGGGGTGCTCCCCGGTACCTTCGGCATGGAGATGATGGCCGAGGCGGCCCTGCTGCTTCGGCCTGGCCTCCACGTGGAGGGGCTCGAAGACGTTCGCTACCACCAAGCCGCCAAGGTCTGGGAGGGGAAGCGCTCGCGGCTCATCGCCACCGCCCGGGCGGGACAGGCGGACGCCGCCGGGCGCGTGTCCGTGGCGCTCCAGGTGGACCTGGAGCTCAAGCCTCGCGTGGACCTGCCCACCGTCCGCCGCAAGCTCTACACGGGCACCGTGGTGCTCTCCGCCCGGCGGGCCGTTCCCCCGGGTGACGCCGTGACGGTGGATGCCAGGACGGCGGCGCTCTGCACGACCGAAGGCCGTCAAGACTTCCGGCCGCTCTACAACCACGGCGAGGAGACCTACCTGGGGTCCTGCATGCAGGGCTGCCGCTACCTGCGCTTCCTGTCGGACACGCAGCAGGCGGCGTGGGTGGTGGAGGAGGGGCTGAACGGCCTCTTCTCGTTCACCTCGGGGCCGCGAATGCGAGTGGCGCCGCTCGCGCTCGATGCCATCAACCACGCCGCTGGCATGGCCGCCTACTACCAGCTCGAGCGCCTCGTTCTTCCGGAGGGCGTGGATCGTCTGCGGCTCCATGAGGCGATTCCCGTGGGAGAGGAGATCGCCGTCCTCTGTACCTACCTGGGCGTCAGCGACGGAATCGCCAGGCTTCGGGCCGTGGCCTTCCAGCCGCAGACACGAAAGGTGTACGTCGAGATCGACGGGCTCCGCTTCAGCATGCTGGGGCACCTGGGCCCGGTGCTCAAACCCATCATTGATGGCCGCCAGAAAGGGACGCGGGGCCGGGCGTAG
- a CDS encoding sigma-54-dependent transcriptional regulator, which yields MQDDLSSLVVALSKSGDFEDAAARTLSAMMGLTERTIAASKYAGRAKVLRSMVHLRPAGGYVKLAILEQGATAVQSAGSTGQRGAPSLVSATAWRSVVQHGSPVFVDVTLGALKPYLPQLPDKAEEPLPGSFTSQESRQSFLSRQASHVCVIPLRALGAGIGGMISLEADSPTAMGQDFIWRECIDRLQTIAEVAAPYLTGLPFRPAPHAEVDEYLPVVGKSMANLLPILNVFSQQEESVLISGPTGAGKSRLARWVHSRSSRRKGPFEVLELLAVPEELQMAELFGWKKGAFTGAVKDSLGSIGRAEGGTLFIDEIDKLSLKAQAGLLRVLEERSYRVLGDGAGDRGADVRFIIGTNVDLREAVRAGRFREDLYYRINVLPLRVPSLDERQDEIPLWAHYMVTRRHKEQFPQGQAQLSPEAEQVLSGRAWPGNLRQLDNIIRRAYTLALVEHGPSAELTLSSGHVSRALEYEGATGQAESKAAASIPTALIAAAQAFIAEAKRRGTPLDLGLTEALVGIVLGQAVQQMGREEAFRALGRENLLKNRNHHKVLKRELEKVEALYKELGEGPSPFAALLAENEAA from the coding sequence ATGCAAGACGATCTGTCCTCGCTGGTGGTGGCGCTGTCGAAGTCGGGAGACTTCGAGGATGCAGCCGCGCGGACCCTGTCGGCCATGATGGGCCTGACCGAGCGGACGATCGCCGCCAGCAAGTACGCCGGGCGCGCCAAGGTGCTGCGGAGCATGGTTCACCTACGGCCCGCAGGGGGCTACGTGAAGCTGGCCATCCTCGAGCAAGGCGCCACGGCGGTGCAGTCGGCAGGGAGCACGGGCCAGCGCGGCGCGCCGAGCCTGGTGTCAGCCACGGCGTGGCGCTCGGTGGTGCAGCACGGAAGCCCCGTCTTCGTGGACGTCACGCTGGGGGCGCTGAAGCCGTACCTGCCGCAGTTGCCGGACAAGGCCGAGGAGCCGCTGCCCGGCAGCTTCACCAGTCAGGAGAGCCGCCAGAGTTTCCTGAGCCGGCAGGCCTCGCACGTGTGCGTCATCCCCCTGCGGGCGCTGGGCGCGGGGATTGGGGGGATGATCTCACTGGAGGCGGACAGCCCCACGGCGATGGGCCAGGACTTCATCTGGCGCGAGTGCATCGATCGGCTGCAGACGATCGCGGAGGTGGCGGCACCGTACCTCACGGGCCTGCCGTTCCGGCCAGCGCCCCACGCGGAGGTGGACGAGTACCTGCCCGTGGTGGGCAAGTCGATGGCGAACCTGCTGCCCATCCTGAACGTCTTCTCGCAGCAGGAGGAGAGCGTGCTGATCAGCGGGCCGACGGGAGCGGGCAAGTCGCGGCTGGCGCGGTGGGTGCACTCGCGCTCGAGCCGGCGCAAGGGCCCCTTCGAGGTGCTGGAGCTGCTCGCAGTGCCCGAAGAGCTGCAGATGGCGGAGCTCTTTGGCTGGAAGAAGGGCGCGTTCACGGGCGCGGTGAAGGACAGCCTGGGGAGCATCGGCCGAGCGGAGGGCGGCACACTCTTCATCGACGAGATCGACAAGCTGTCGCTCAAGGCGCAGGCGGGCCTGCTGCGGGTGCTGGAGGAGCGCTCGTACCGGGTGCTGGGAGACGGGGCGGGAGACCGGGGCGCGGACGTGCGGTTCATCATCGGCACGAACGTGGATCTGCGCGAGGCGGTACGCGCGGGCCGGTTCCGCGAGGACCTGTACTACCGCATCAACGTGCTGCCGCTGCGGGTGCCCTCGCTGGACGAGCGCCAAGACGAAATCCCGCTGTGGGCCCACTACATGGTGACACGGCGGCACAAGGAGCAGTTCCCGCAGGGGCAGGCGCAGCTGTCGCCCGAAGCGGAGCAGGTGCTGAGCGGCCGTGCGTGGCCGGGGAACCTGCGGCAGTTGGACAACATCATCCGCCGGGCCTACACGCTGGCGCTGGTGGAGCACGGGCCCTCGGCGGAGCTGACGCTTTCCTCGGGCCATGTCTCGCGGGCGCTGGAGTACGAGGGCGCCACGGGCCAGGCCGAGAGCAAGGCGGCGGCCTCGATACCTACGGCCTTGATCGCGGCCGCCCAGGCGTTCATCGCGGAGGCGAAGCGCCGAGGCACGCCGCTGGACCTGGGGCTGACCGAGGCGCTGGTGGGCATCGTACTGGGGCAGGCGGTGCAGCAGATGGGCCGCGAGGAGGCATTCCGAGCGCTGGGGCGGGAAAACCTCCTGAAGAATCGCAACCACCACAAGGTGCTCAAGCGGGAGCTGGAGAAGGTGGAGGCCCTCTACAAGGAACTCGGAGAGGGCCCCTCCCCCTTTGCCGCGTTGCTGGCCGAGAACGAGGCCGCCTGA